The sequence TCCTGTCGGGGGACAGCGCCACGGCCTCGCTGCTTCTGCGGTCGGCCCTCGACCTGTGGCGAGGGCCCGCCCTGGTCGACGTATGCACGGGATCCCTCCTCCAGGCCCATGTGACCAGGATGAACAACTCCAGGACCATCACCGTCGAGCAGCTCATGGAAGCCGAGATCCGCCAGGGCCGCCATCTCGACGTCCTCGGCGACCTGACAGATCTGGCGGCGGAGAACCCCTTCGACGAGAACCTGCACGCCCAACTGATGATCGCCCTGTACCGGGCCGGCCGGCGCTCCCAGGCCCTGGAGGTCTTCGCCCGCCTGCGCGGCACCCTCGTCGCGGACCTGGGCATCGACCCGTCACGCCGGCTGAACCGGCTGCACGGCGCGATTCTCAGCGGCGATCCCACCCTTGAGAATCTCCCGTCCCAAGGGGGAACCCTTCTCGACTGCTTCGCGGCCTGACGGACGAAAATCCCCCTTTCACAGAAGGAGAAAATTGAAGTGAATTCCGCCGAGAATCCTCCCGCGCAGGTGGACGTCATTGTCATCGGCGCCGGTCCGGCCGGAACCACGGCGGCCGCCAAGCTCGCACAGTCGGGACGGTCGGTTCTCGTCCTGGAGCGCCGGTCTCTTCCTCGATTTCATATCGGCGAGTCGTTGCTGCCGCCGATCACGGCCATTCTCGAAGAACTCGGCGCGTACGACCGCGTCCTGGAGCAGGGGTACGTCCTCAAGCACGGGGCGGAGTTCAGCGGAGGCCGCAAGGGGCGCTTCGGCCGCATCCCCTTCGCCGGGCAGGGGCCCGGCCGCCACCACGTCACCTTCCAGGTCGAACGGGCGCACTTCGACAAGACGATGGCCGACGTGGCGCAGGAGTCCGGCGCCACCGTGCTCCAGGAGGCGACCGTGCACGAACTCCTGCGCGACGGCGACCGGGTCGTGGGCGTCCGCTACGAGCACGGCGGCCGGACCCACACCGCCCACGCGTCGTACGTCATCGACGCCGGCGGGCGGGCCAGCAAGGTGGCCCACACCTTCGGCCTGCGCCGGAGCATCGACAGCCTGCGCATGGTGGCGGCCTACCAGCACTTCAAGGGGCTGGACGAGAAGTACAACCCGGGAGTCGAGGGCGACCTGCAGATCGGCGGCCACGCCGAGGGCTGGGTGTGGGCCATCCCGATCTGGCCGGACACGGTCAGCGTCGGCGCGGTGATGCCGCGCGAGCTGCTGCACGGAGTGGCGGACCGCGAGGCCGTGTTCCGCGATCACGTGTCCCGCATATCGCGGATCACCGAGCGGCTCACGGGCACGGAGCCCGTCGGCGAGCTCAAGGTGGAGACCGACTACTGCTACTACTCCGACACCATCACCGGAGACGGGTGGTTCATGGCCGGCGACTCCGCCTGCTTCTTCGACCCCATCTTCTCCGGCGGCGTCTTCCTCGCCATGGCCACCGGACTGCGGGCCGCCCAGTCCGTCGACACCATCCTGGGCGAGCCGGAGCGCACCGCGAACGTGCAGCTCGCGTACTCCGACTTCTACAAGACGGGCTACGACGTCTACGGCCGCCTCATCCACGCCTACTACGAGGCCGGGTACAGCCTGCGGGGGTTCCTCCAGTCCGCGGGGCTCGACATCTCCGGCGACCAGCTCGGCACCAACAAGTGGGTCGCGCGGCTCGTCAGCGGTGACTTCTGGAACCCGCGCAACATCCTGCTGCGCCACCTCCGGGACCAGCCGCGGTGGAACACCTTCGCCCCGTTCGAGCCCCACTGGGGCTGCCCCTTCTACGAGGACCTGAACGTCGCGGAGGACGAGGCCGAGCAGGCCGCCACGGAACCGGGCGCAAGATCCGTCACCGTCGCCTGACGCGTCACGGCTCCCGGGCCCGAGCCCCGGTGAACGGCGTTGTGTGCCGTTGACCGGGGCTCGGCTTTCGTCCGCCCCCTGCCCCCTCTTCCGCTCACAGGAGAGCAACCCCATGAGACCTCAGACCTTCGCCGTGGCCGGCGGCGGACCCGCCGGCCTCTTCCTCGCCCGGCTCCTCAAGCTGCGCGCGCCCGGAGCCTCGGTCACCGTCCACGAACGCAACGCCCCCGACGCGACGTTCGGCTTCGGCGTCGTCTTCTCCGACCGGACGATGGCCGCCTTCGAGAGGGCGGACCCGGAGACCTGCCGCCGTCTGCGCGAGGCGAGCGTCCACTGGACCGACATGGAGTTGCGGCACCAGGCGCGGCGCATCCGCTACGGCGGGTACGGATTCACGGCGATCTCCCGCAGAACGCTCCTGCGCATCCTCCAGGAACAGGCCGCCGAGGTCGGTGCGGAGCTGCGCTTCCACCACGAGGTACCGCACGCGGGCCGACTCGGTGACGCCGACGTGGTCGCGGTGGCGGACGGGGCCAACTCGGCGACCCGGGCGATCTACGCGGACGGCTTCGGCACGACCGTGGACGCCTCCGGTCCCCAGTACATCTGGTTCGGCACCCCGGCGCGCTTCGACCGGGTGACCTTCCCGTTCGTGGAGACGAGGTTCGGCCCGTTCGCCGCACACGCCTATCCCTACGAGACGGGGACGAGCACCTTCATCGTCGAGACGGACACGGCCACGTGGCGTGCGGCCGGCATGGACGTCTCCACGGGCGAGGCGCAGGCTCCGGGCGTGAGCGACACGCACTCCAAGGAGCTGCTCGAAGGGATCTTCAAGGAGCATCTCGACGGCCACCCCCTGTTGGTGAACAACAGCAAGTGGGCCAGGTTCCAGGTGGTGCGCAACCGAACCTGGTCGCACCGGAACATGGTGCTGCTCGGGGACGCCGCGCACACGGCCCACTTCTCGGTCGGCTCCGGCACCAAGATGGCCATGGAGGACGCGATCGCGCTGGCCGGGGCCCTGGACACCGAAGAGACGGCGGACGACGCGTTTCGCGCGTACGAGGCCGAGCGGCGCCCGGAGGTCCTGCGCACCCAGGACTGGGCGGCGCCCAGCATGCGCTGGTGGGCCACCTTCGGGCAGCGCATGCACCGCGAGCCGGAGCAGTTCGGGTTCCATTTCCTCACCCGGACCGGGGCCATCTCCTACGCCGGACTCAAGCGCCGCCACGCGGCACGCGTCGACGAGGTCGAGTCCTGGTTCGCACGCCGGGCGGAGCCGGACGGCCCGGCCCGGCCGGCGGCCCGGTCGGCCGTCTCCCTGCCTCTCGCCCTGGGAGGCACCGTACTGGCGAACCGTGTCGCCACCACGGCCGCACCCGGCGGCCGGGAGGATCAGCGCAGGGACGCCGAATCGTCCGCACGGGCACACGGCGGCCTCGTCATCGTGGACTGGTCGGTCAGCGGACCGCGGCGTTCGAGCGACGGCGGCGACGGCCTGGCCGACTGGCGGACCACCGTCGACCGGATCCGGGGGCATGGTGCGGAGCCGATGGCCCGCCTGCGGACGGACGACGGGGAGGGAGCGGAGTTCGCGCGCGAGGCGGGAATGCGCCTGGTCGAACGGGTGCTGCCCGCGACCACCGTGGGTGCGACGGCGCCGGCGGACGCCCTCACCGGTGACACCACCGTCGTGGGCGTGGCCTGTCCGCCGGTGTCCGTCTGGACCGCCGAGGGGGAGAGCTTCCTCCGGCGGTGCTCCGGTCTCGCCTCCTCGGGCGTCGAGGGGCTCCATCTCATGCTGGACGAGAGCGATCCTGCGCCCGAGAGATGGGAACGGGCCCTGGAGTACGCGGACCGCGTGCGCGAGCGGTCGCGCCTGGCCG is a genomic window of Streptomyces sp. YPW6 containing:
- a CDS encoding AfsR/SARP family transcriptional regulator, whose translation is MEIGTLGPFRFRINEEDATPGAPKIRQMLALFAVRSNQVVLLQDLVRELWGEAPPQSTKITLQTYIVRLRQKLSNHLTEGGTPIDSKDLLQTFHGGYRLTVDPGVLEHRRFEEFSARGRHALLSGDSATASLLLRSALDLWRGPALVDVCTGSLLQAHVTRMNNSRTITVEQLMEAEIRQGRHLDVLGDLTDLAAENPFDENLHAQLMIALYRAGRRSQALEVFARLRGTLVADLGIDPSRRLNRLHGAILSGDPTLENLPSQGGTLLDCFAA
- a CDS encoding FAD-dependent monooxygenase, with the translated sequence MRPQTFAVAGGGPAGLFLARLLKLRAPGASVTVHERNAPDATFGFGVVFSDRTMAAFERADPETCRRLREASVHWTDMELRHQARRIRYGGYGFTAISRRTLLRILQEQAAEVGAELRFHHEVPHAGRLGDADVVAVADGANSATRAIYADGFGTTVDASGPQYIWFGTPARFDRVTFPFVETRFGPFAAHAYPYETGTSTFIVETDTATWRAAGMDVSTGEAQAPGVSDTHSKELLEGIFKEHLDGHPLLVNNSKWARFQVVRNRTWSHRNMVLLGDAAHTAHFSVGSGTKMAMEDAIALAGALDTEETADDAFRAYEAERRPEVLRTQDWAAPSMRWWATFGQRMHREPEQFGFHFLTRTGAISYAGLKRRHAARVDEVESWFARRAEPDGPARPAARSAVSLPLALGGTVLANRVATTAAPGGREDQRRDAESSARAHGGLVIVDWSVSGPRRSSDGGDGLADWRTTVDRIRGHGAEPMARLRTDDGEGAEFAREAGMRLVERVLPATTVGATAPADALTGDTTVVGVACPPVSVWTAEGESFLRRCSGLASSGVEGLHLMLDESDPAPERWERALEYADRVRERSRLAVLLDVPGGWAWSAPDSHRGESWATRLHTALLSGRLDMVVARPFARP
- a CDS encoding NAD(P)/FAD-dependent oxidoreductase, which codes for MNSAENPPAQVDVIVIGAGPAGTTAAAKLAQSGRSVLVLERRSLPRFHIGESLLPPITAILEELGAYDRVLEQGYVLKHGAEFSGGRKGRFGRIPFAGQGPGRHHVTFQVERAHFDKTMADVAQESGATVLQEATVHELLRDGDRVVGVRYEHGGRTHTAHASYVIDAGGRASKVAHTFGLRRSIDSLRMVAAYQHFKGLDEKYNPGVEGDLQIGGHAEGWVWAIPIWPDTVSVGAVMPRELLHGVADREAVFRDHVSRISRITERLTGTEPVGELKVETDYCYYSDTITGDGWFMAGDSACFFDPIFSGGVFLAMATGLRAAQSVDTILGEPERTANVQLAYSDFYKTGYDVYGRLIHAYYEAGYSLRGFLQSAGLDISGDQLGTNKWVARLVSGDFWNPRNILLRHLRDQPRWNTFAPFEPHWGCPFYEDLNVAEDEAEQAATEPGARSVTVA